Proteins encoded together in one Deinococcus radiopugnans ATCC 19172 window:
- a CDS encoding Nif3-like dinuclear metal center hexameric protein → MTPPSLHGLADWLRAEFGEREPLKRGGPPQVQRLALALEPADLPPEVDADALFVHRSLRVGERWPGLGVLGVHDGFDLALTTGPNHRLARALGWRDVREVVWKGELKGITATPPQDSWAGLRAALHAELGGEDSSWPPAPGPEPLRLALMNAMNPGLIEHVAAGGVRVYLTGQLRPSASAAAQAHGLGVIALGHRRTEAWGLRQLAAELRAAFPGLHTEVYGSEG, encoded by the coding sequence ATGACCCCGCCCTCCCTGCACGGGCTGGCCGACTGGTTGCGCGCGGAATTTGGCGAACGGGAACCGCTCAAGCGCGGTGGGCCGCCCCAGGTGCAGCGGCTGGCCCTGGCCCTGGAACCCGCCGATCTGCCGCCCGAAGTGGACGCGGACGCGCTGTTCGTCCACCGTTCGCTGCGGGTGGGGGAGAGGTGGCCCGGTCTGGGCGTGCTGGGCGTCCACGACGGTTTCGATCTGGCGCTGACGACGGGGCCGAACCACCGGCTGGCCCGCGCGCTGGGCTGGCGTGACGTGCGGGAAGTGGTCTGGAAGGGGGAACTGAAAGGGATCACGGCCACGCCTCCGCAGGACAGCTGGGCCGGATTGCGCGCCGCCCTGCACGCCGAACTGGGCGGCGAGGACAGTTCGTGGCCGCCTGCTCCTGGCCCAGAGCCCTTGCGGCTGGCCCTGATGAACGCCATGAACCCCGGATTGATCGAACACGTCGCTGCTGGAGGCGTACGGGTGTACCTGACCGGGCAACTGCGCCCCTCAGCGTCTGCGGCGGCCCAGGCTCACGGTCTGGGCGTGATCGCGCTGGGCCACCGCCGCACCGAGGCGTGGGGGCTGCGCCAGCTGGCCGCAGAGTTGAGGGCGGCATTTCCCGGCCTGCACACGGAGGTCTATGGCAGCGAGGGATAG
- a CDS encoding AAA family ATPase, protein MPTLFLLIGLPGAGKTTLARRLETEYAALRLTPDEWMNPLFGAGESRERRWILESQLLWGVAARALMLGVNVILDYGCWAKEERDFFRTRAAELQVCFELHVLDVPLDMLWRRLEARNLDLPPDTFPVTRAELEEWAGWYEVPAPEELTATEQPSFTAKVWTWNE, encoded by the coding sequence ATGCCCACCCTCTTTCTGTTGATCGGCCTGCCGGGTGCCGGCAAGACCACGCTGGCGCGGCGGCTGGAGACGGAATATGCGGCCCTGCGTCTGACGCCCGACGAGTGGATGAACCCTTTGTTCGGCGCAGGTGAATCCAGGGAACGGCGCTGGATTCTGGAATCCCAGTTGCTGTGGGGCGTGGCGGCGCGGGCTTTGATGCTGGGCGTGAACGTGATTCTCGATTACGGCTGCTGGGCGAAGGAGGAACGCGACTTCTTCCGCACCCGCGCCGCCGAATTACAGGTCTGTTTCGAGCTGCATGTGCTGGACGTGCCGCTGGACATGCTCTGGCGACGGCTGGAGGCCCGGAATCTCGATCTGCCGCCCGACACCTTCCCGGTCACGCGGGCCGAACTGGAGGAGTGGGCAGGCTGGTACGAGGTGCCTGCGCCGGAGGAGTTGACAGCGACGGAGCAGCCCTCCTTCACCGCTAAAGTCTGGACGTGGAACGAATGA